Proteins encoded in a region of the Phoenix dactylifera cultivar Barhee BC4 chromosome 3, palm_55x_up_171113_PBpolish2nd_filt_p, whole genome shotgun sequence genome:
- the LOC103706306 gene encoding putative glucan endo-1,3-beta-glucosidase GVI, whose translation MDHGGFLCSIFVLWLLASSFSFGTLAGAQGIGVNYGMLGNNLPTPDKVVALYTSRNVEKLRIFNPDLNALKALEGSKIEVILGTYNQDLQSLASNQSYATNWVQTNVIPFANSVNFRYINAGNEVIPGDLASHVLPAMQNLDAAVKAANISIPVTTAVATAVLGTSYPPSQGAFSESASSFMAPIVAFLEAQKYPLLVNAYPYFAYAGSPNEVRLDYALFTAQGVVVKDGQLGYTNLFDAIVDATYSALEKAGGSNVEIVVSETGWPSGGGGVGATVDNARTYNNNMVAYALNKTGTPKRPGKGIETYLFAMFNENQKPAGTEQNFGLYRPDMTEVYHVDFSS comes from the exons ATGGATCACGGCGGATTTCTTTGTAGTATTTTTGTTCTGTGGCTTCTCGCATCCAGCTTCAGTTTCGGTACTCTTGCAG GAGCCCAAGGCATTGGTGTGAACTATGGAATGCTGGGCAATAACCTTCCAACACCTGACAAGGTGGTTGCCCTCTACACCTCAAGAAATGTCGAAAAGCTTCGAATTTTCAACCCTGACCTCAATGCTCTAAAAGCTCTTGAGGGTTCCAAAATTGAAGTCATCCTAGGAACATACAATCAAGATCTCCAGAGTCTCGCTAGCAATCAATCCTATGCCACCAATTGGGTGCAAACCAATGTAATCCCTTTTGCAAATTCTGTTAATTTCCGCTACATAAATGCTGGAAACGAAGTCATCCCTGGTGACCTTGCAAGCCACGTCCTCCCTGCCATGCAAAACCTTGATGCTGCAGTGAAAGCTGCCAATATTTCAATTCCAGTTACAACAGCAGTGGCAACAGCAGTACTAGGAACATCATATCCTCCATCTCAAGGTGCATTCTCAGAGTCAGCAAGTTCCTTCATGGCACCAATCGTAGCATTCTTGGAGGCCCAAAAGTATCCACTTCTTGTCAATGCTTATCCCTACTTCGCCTACGCCGGCAGCCCCAACGAAGTCCGGTTGGATTACGCTCTATTCACAGCTCAAGGGGTGGTGGTGAAGGATGGCCAATTGGGCTACACCAACCTCTTTGATGCGATAGTGGATGCAACGTACTCGGCGTTGGAGAAGGCTGGAGGAAGTAACGTTGAAATTGTGGTTTCAGAGACTGGTTGGCCGTCAGGTGGCGGTGGCGTCGGTGCAACGGTGGACAATGCGAGAACGTATAACAATAATATGGTGGCTTATGCACTGAATAAGACAGGGACACCCAAGAGGCCGGGGAAGGGGATCGAGACGTACTTATTTGCTATGTTTAATGAGAATCAGAAACCTGCAGGGACTGAACAAAACTTTGGATTGTATCGCCCGGATATGACTGAAGTTTACCATGTTGATTTCTCTTCTTAG